DNA from Candidatus Gorgyraea atricola:
ACAGATTCTAAGGAGACAAGAGAAAAGCTCCTGCTCCTGCGTGATTGTGGAAGAAAGGGTAGGTATGAACATATCTTAAAAGGTTTTAATTCAAGGCTCGATACCCTGCAGGCAGCGATACTCAGAGTTAAATTAAGGCATCTGGACAAATACAACGAGAACAGAAGGAAAAACGCGAGTCTCTATACAAAGTTATTCAAAGAAAACAAACTAGATATAGGATGTCCTTTTGAGGCTGATTACGCAAAACACGTATACCACCTCTATCCTGCAGGGGTAAAGGATAGAGAAAGCGTGAAGGATAGGCTCGTGGAAAAAGGCGTGCGCACGCTTATACATTACTCGATACCAATACACCTGCAAGAGGCCTATAAAGACCTTGGCTATAAAAAGGGTGACTTTCCGATTTCAGAAAAGTACTGCGAAAAGATCCTGAGCCTTCCTATGTATCCTGAATTATCAGAAGGGGAGATCAGGTTTGTTGTAGAGTCGCTCAAGGAGATCTTGTTATGAGAAAGATAAGAGAAAAGATAAAAAAGAACTATAGCCAGATGAAGCGCAGATTGACCTGGATATTGTATAGGAAAAAGAGAATCCTTGCCATGGATTGCAGAGAATTGATAGAGAAGAAGAGGAAAGACGGCCCGATAAAATTACATCTTTGCTGCGGAGGCAATAAGTACCAGGGCTATATCAATGTGGACATTGTCCCGCTGGAAGGCACAGACGCCCTGATGAATATCCCCCAGGACCTGTTTTTAGTGTCGCCAAACTCAGCTTCAGAGATACTGATAGAAAGTGGTTTTGAGCATTTTTACAGATACCAGCAGGATGATTTTTTAAAGGAGTGTTACAGGATCCTTGTGGATAAAGGCAGGCTTGCGATGAAAAACATACCTGATTTTGACTTGATTGCGGACGCGTACCTGGGCAAAAAGCAGGGAAACATCAGTCCTATATTTGATCTCTACGAGGTCTATAGGCTTACGCATGGGGCGCCAGAGCCCAGAAACTCACCGCATCAATTACATAAAGACATCTTTACTAAAGGATCTGTCAGGGAATTGTTAGAGCGAAATAAATTTAAGATACAAGAGATGCGTGACACTATATTCCGCGGAGAAAACACTGCTGCGAGCTTCGATGTAGTCGCAGTTAAATAACAAGGTTTAAATTATGGATAAAAAATATATACTTGTCTGTGAAAAGGGGTGGCGCAAGATAAGAGAGTTATCGCTGGATCTGGCAGAAAAAGGCATCTCTTCCACTGTTTTAATAAGGGGGTTGGTCAGACCAGATGTAGAGAGGATGATAACAGCACATAAAGAGATAAGTAACGTATTTGTCCCGGAGAAGCTTTTCACATTAATCCTTTTCATGCGCATGGCCACCAGCTTAATTTTGTGTCCACGAAGGAGATTGTTAATAGCCCTTAGCAAAGAAAAGACCTATAAGAGATTAGAGATACTTAAGAAAATTTTTCGCAGGATCGAATTGGCAAAGGTTTTTGATTAGACATGAAAATAGCTATTATATTTGGCAAGGAACGTCTGGATACAGTAGGCATATATTTTGAACGAGCGTTAAAGGCCCTGGGCCACGAGGTCAGGCATTTTTGGCCTAAAGATATAGAAAATATCAGGCCTGAATATGATTTTTATTTTCGAGTGGATGACGGGCACTATGATCATTGTATCCCTGAGAGGCTTAAGCCAAGGGTCTATTTTGCCTCGGATACGCATTTAAAAAATCCGTTCAAAAAAATAAAAAAACACATATTGAGAGAAGCGTACGAACTGGTATTTTGTCCTATGCTGAAGGAAGTAGAGATATTAAAAAAGGTCTCTCCTGTAGAAATAATCTGGATGAATTTCGCATGCGATCCTGAGGTGCATAAGAGGTTGGATATAGAGAGAAATTACGATATAGGTTTTGTGGGAAACGACGGCGGGGTGCCCAGAAAGTTCTATCTTCAGGAGCTAAGAGAACGGTATCCGAAAAGTTTCATAGACCGAGCTGATTATTCACAGATGAGCCAGATCTACAGCTCTTCAAAGATAGGCTTTAACTTTGCTATTCGCGGAGAATCCCTTACTATGAGGAGCTATGAGATAATGGCCTGCAAGGCAATGCTTCTTATGCAGAGATTAAGGGACAATAGCGCTGAAAAGGCCGGTTTTATCGACGGGAAACATCTTGTGTTTTTTGACAAGCCAGAGGATCTGTTCAAACTTATCGAGCATTATCTGAAAAACAAGAAAGAAAGGGAAGAGATAGCGGAAAACGGCTATCGTCTCACACTCGAGAGACATACTTACACTCATAGGATCAACGAGATGCTCGATATAATTAAAGATAGGTTTAAGATATGAGACAGAAAGCAAAAAAGGATATTGTATTAATAATATTTTGTCTTTTGGCAGGGGTAATATTATTTACCAATCTGGGGAACATCTATCTCTGGCAGGATGAGGCAACAACCGCAGTTTTAGCTAAAAACACACTTGAGTTTGGGATCCCCAGGACCTTTGACGGGACTAATCTTATTACGACTATTTACTCTGACCCTTGCAAATATAGTGGATGGAAATACGCCCCGTGGTTTCAATTTTATCTTGCGGCATTATCCTTTTACTTGTTTGGAGTCAGTACTTTTGCTGCGAGACTCCCTTTCGCTGTGTTTGGTATGGGTAGCTTGATATTGTGTTATTTACTCGCGCAGAGGCTTTTCCAGAATAGGCTCCTCTCCAGGCTATCGACCGCATTTATGCTTTTTTCCGCGCCATTCTTTTTATATATGCGTCAGTGCAGATGGTATGGTCTTTCAGTATTTTTTACACTCTGGATTTTGATCTCGTATTTGGACATGATAAAGAAGAAGCGATTTTCTGCATGGGGATTTGTCCTGGCAAGCAGCCTTCTCTTTCACTCAAATTATGCAATCTTTTTCCCTGTCTTGGGAGCCATGTGTTTTCACTATCTTGTGTTTCACAAAAAAGATATTGAATTAAAGAGGATATTAGGCTATCTCTCTATTATTGCTATACTCACTGTACCTTTTTTCCTCTATTCTGTAAACATGGAGTGTAGCGGGCAGATGACGTTTCTGCGTACAAAAGGTCATTTAGAATTCTATGTCCGCGTCTTAAATAAATACCTATTTCCTCTTGTATTTTTGTTTTTGAGTCTAGCTGTATTTTCCTTTTTCAAGAAAAAGGTCTTTCCTGTACTGGATAAGGCGCTGGATAGATCTCGACTCTGGTTTTTTCCGCTCGTATTTATTTTTACTATCTGTTTTCTGCTTTTAGCAGAGGAAAGACAGCTGAGGTATCTTATTCATCTTTTACCTTTATCCTGTATCCTTATGAGTTTTTTAATGATCGGGTGGCTAAAGCTGAATATTATAGTCGCTGGTCTAGTATTTGTTGTCGCATGTTTTACAAATTCATTTCACACAGGCAGCCCTTTTGCAAAGAAACTATGGATACCCATAGTGGATATCGCTTATGAGTTGACCCATGATTATGACGGGCCAGTAGAAGGAATAATAAAGTTTTTAAATAAGAATGCGAGGCCAGGAGATACAGTTAAATTGATCATGGGTGATTGCGCGGTTATGTTTTATACAGATTTCAAGGTAGACAATGAAGATTTTACGCAGGAATCATTCCCTGAGTGGATTATAGTGAGAAATGACTGGGTCTCGTTCAAGAGTTTAAGTGCCAGGTATCGTAGACAAATAGAATCGCAATATCAAAGAATTGAATTAAATTATCCTGATATAATGTGGGAAAACCGGCCAGACCCTGGTTATCATAAATTCAAGACAGTAACTGACTGGCCTACTAAAGTGACGGTGTATAAGAAAAGATGAAGTGCGATATAATTATTCCAGTTTGGAATCAACTCGAGTTTACCAAAAAATGCATAGAGAGTGTTTTTAGAAATACGAATTATGCGTTTCGTTTAGTTGTTATTGATAATGGAAGCGCTAAGGCTACGAGGGCCTATCTGGATGAATTGGCACGCGATAAAAAAACAGGCGTTACTGTACTTAGAAATAATGAGAATCTGGGATTCATTAAGGCCACCAACCAAGGGATAAGAGAGTCAGACGCACCTTATGTCTGCCTTTTAAATAATGATACAGAGGTCACAAAAGGCTGGCTTAAAGAAATGGTCAATGTAGCTGAGAAGAAAAAGGATATAGGTATAGTTAATGCTAACAGTAATACCCTGGGCTGCAAGGCCAAGTTTGGCCAGTCTGTAGAATCGCTTGCAGAGGAACTGAGGTCTCACTCTGGAGAGTATAGCATGCTGGCCCAGGCTACAGGGTTTTGCATGTTGATCAAGCGAGAGATCATTGATAAGGTGGGCATTTTTGACGAGACCTACGGAATGGGAAATTTCGAAGACGCTGACTTTAGTAAAAGGGCGCAGAGATCAGGTTATTCCTGTGTATGCGCCAGGGCATCCTACGTATATCACAGAGAACGACGCTCATTCGTAAGATTTAGGAAGTTTGATCAGGATTTTGATCGTAATCGGGAAATATTTTACTCTAAATGGGGCAGACAAGAGAGGATCCTTTATGTGCTTAGTCACAGTGATTCTGCATACAGGAAAGAAATAGGCAGGAGATCTCTTAAATTGGCCCGCGATGGCAATATTGTCTGGATTTTTTCAAAAGGATGTCCTGGGCAGGATATCGAAAGGCATTCCAATATTTATAGTTATAGCCTGCCAAAGAGGTTTTTTGGTATGATCAGTTTATGGAGGATACTGAAGCGCAAAAAAAAGTTTGACAAGATATACGTAGATGACGAGAATTATGGGAAGCGCTTAGGGGGTTTTAAATTTTTTCATAAAGCAGAGGTGATTCGTGGATGCTAAAATTCCTTTATCCGCAGTAATTATTACCAGAAACGAAGAGACCAATATTAAAGAGTGCCTTGAGTCAGTCAGATGGGCGGACGAGATCGTCGTGGTCGACGACGACAGTACTGACAGGACAGTGGAAATCGCCCAGGGTTATACAGATAGGATTTTTCACAGGAAAATGGATATTGAGGGCAGGCACAGGAACTGGGCCTATAGCCAGGCGCGTAATACCTGGGTCTTGAGTCTGGATGCTGATGAGAGGGTGACTCCTGAACTGAGAAAAGAAATACAGGAAACCATATCCAATGCCGGAAACTTCGAAGGCTTTATTATCCCGCGCAGAAATTATATCGGGAATTACTGGGTCAAATACGGCGGATGGTATCCAAGCGGCCAGTTGAAGATGTTTAGAAAAGATAAATTTTACTGGGAAGAGGCCGAGGTCCACCCCCGAGCGTTCTTGGGGACTCCTGCGGGAAGGTTAAAGAATGACATAATCCATTATTCGTACAAGAACTTCGAGGATTTTGTCAATAAGATGAACAAGCAGACTACGCTGGAGGCGGCTAAATGGGTCAGGGATAAAAGGGGAATGAGTCTTGGCAGGGCCCTTCGCCGCACATGCGACCGTTTCCTGCGCACATTCTTTCGCAAAAAGGCGTACAAAGACGGGTTGATTGGTTTTATGGTATCGATCTTTGCCGGGCTTTATCAGATATTGAGTTATGCTAAATACTATGAACTGAAATTCGCACATAAGTTACGCGATTGCCGATGAAAAAGGATTTATTGGAAATTTTAAACTGTCCAAGCTGCACAAGTACTTTATTTTCATTGCAACAGTGTAAAGTCGATCAGATAGAGGTTAGATCCGGTAGTATAGTTTGTCAGAGTTGTGGGGCTTCTTACGGGATCGAGAGCGGTATAGTAAATTTTATCAAGGACCCCTCGCAGGGAGTGAAGCAGGAAAGAGAGGCAATGGATGCGGAGGAGTATATTACTGACGATAAGGGCAAAAGATATAAGATTAATGAAGAGACAATAGAAAGATTTAAAGATAAATTTCTTTCTATGCCAGAAGGTGATGGCTCACATTTTTTTAGAAATAGAGGCAGTTTTCAAGCTATTGCAAATATATCTTCCAGAGTCTATTCTACCCTTGATGGTTTGAAGCTCACAGGCAAGGAACACATACTTGAAATAGGGGCGTGTTTTTCCTATGCCTCTTTTAAGTTCGCCAAAAAAGGGTGTCGTGTCGTGGCTATAGACATAAGCAATTATCTCAAGGTTGCGGATCTTTTTGTTAAAGAAGCATATTTTGACAGGATGTTTTGCGACATGCATAAGACACCATTTGGAGACGAAACATTTGATATTATATTTGGTTCGGCAGTCCTTCATCACAGTAAGGAGTTGTCCCTGGTTTTCAAAGAGATGCGCCGTATTTTAAAACCAGACGGGCGCCTAGTATTGATCAACGAAGTAGCAAGAGGTCTTTTTGAAAAGGTGCACCCTATATTTGAAAAAATGCAGAAACAAGGCTACGGAGATACTTCTTATACTTTAACAGAATGGCAAAAGGCAGCATACAAAGGCGGCTTTAAGAATGTGAGGATTGATTTTTTATCGCTTGCAGACGATTATATAACAAGGCACAAGAATAAGGATTTGCAGGATCAGGATAGTGTTAAGCTTAGACTTGCAAAGTTTTTTAAAACGCATATAATACTAGAAAAATGCCTGTCTTTTCTTTTGATTCCGCCGAGGCTTTTTTTTAGGCCAAAAAGCTGGAAGATTACATGTTATTAGGAGGTAAGATATGGGAATGCGATTAGCAGATAAAGTTCAGTCAATTTTTTATATTAATAGATTAAAGAAGCTTGACAAGGTCAAGGGATATCTTGGTTTAAACGAGGGTTTTCTGCTATTTAAGATCGCGAGATCGCTCAGGGAAAATTCGGTGATCGTGGAGATAGGTAGTTTTAAAGGAAAGTCCACTTGTTTTATAGCAGAAGGCATAGGTGACAAAAAAATGCAGTTTTTTTGTATCGATCCCTGGAGGGACGACCTGATGCAGGAAAAAGGAGATGCGATATTTAACGAATTCCTGCAAAATACAAAAGAATATAAGGACAGGTTCAGTGTATTGCGGGGATTTTCCCATGAAGTGATCATGGAGTGGCCCGTACACAGAAAGATAGATTTTCTGTGGGTCGACGGAGATCATTCTTACGAAGGAGTTAAGGAGGATATTCTTAATTGGATGCCTCTGGTTAAAAAGAACAGTTTTATTTGTTTTCATGACTATAGGGACGCGCCTGGAGTTAAAAAAGCAGTGGATGAATTGGCGAGAGACAATAAGATCAAATTTATTAAGAGAGTAGGATGTACCTATGTTTCAAAATTACTTTAGAGGCATAAAGAAGAAAGATAGAAAAAAAAGGATCCTTTTTGCGGGGATCTCTCCTACTAATTTTGTTCAGTTTGCGCCAATCTATGAAGTTCTTAAACAAGATTCCAGAATTGAGGTTTTTTTATCAGGGATGTCTCATGGTAAAGATCGGCCGCAGGATATCTACAGGTATTTTGACGTGGACAAAAAATTTATAATAAAAGAAAAAGTGGCAAAGCGCTTTTATTTCGATATATACGTAAGTCCTGATTTCCATTTAGTAGGTAAAAGACACGGTGTAAGCGTGCAGATGTTCCATGGTAACTCATTCAGAAATTTTTCCATAAACGAAGAGGCAAAGAATTTTGATCACCTTTTCCTGATGGGCTCATATATGAAGCGCAAATTTTTAGAATTGGGAATTTTTAAAGAGGGAGAAAGTAGGTTTGAAGAAATAGGGATGCCTCAGACAGATGCTCTTTTGAACAATACAGATACGGGATTGCGTGAAAAACTTAATTTGAATAAAAAGTTTGCTACCGTACTCTATGCCCCGGTCTGGGCCCATATGGAAAGTTTCCTGGAAGATGTACGGAGAACCTTACAGGAGTTGACCTCGCTTGAGGTAAATCTACTCGTGAAGATGCACCATGGTTTTTATTCTAAGGAATTAAATAAGATTAAATGGCAAGAATATCTAGATGAGCTTTTAAAGAAAAATATAAATATGCACTTGATAAAAGATTTTGATATTGTGCCGTATATGCGCATTAGTGATTTACTTGTAAGCGATGCAAGCGGAGTCGTGCATCAATTTTCCATATTAGATAGGCCGATCGTATGTATAAAGATAGACATCGATGAATTCAGAAAAGGTTATCCAAACCTTGATCAGGCGGCGTATGCGAATCGTGCAGTCGTAGAGGTCTCTACAGGAGAATCCCTGAAGGAAGCTGTACTGAAAGAGCTTGCTGATCCCGGTAGGTTAAGCCGACAAAGATTGGCTATGGCCAAGGAGTATTTTTATAATATTGGTTTTTCTACTAAATATGCTATCTCAAGACTTTATCGTTTTCTTAATAAGGAGCCTTTACAATACAGAGAGAAGGAGATATGAAAGCCATTATTATTGCTGCTGGGATAGGGTCACGTTTAAACCCTTTAACCAGCAACAAACCTAAATGTATGTTAGAAATAAACGACAGGACCTTATTGCAGCATCAGATTGAGGCGCTGAGGGGTGCTGGGATAGATAGAATAGTTTTAATTAAAGGATATAAGAAAGAGATGATAAATTATCCTGATTTAGTTTATTACATCAATGACGATTACAAGAACAATAACATCCTCCACTCTTTATTTTATGCTGAAAAAGAAATGAATAATGCATTTATAGCAGCTTATTCAGATATTTTTTACACTAAAGATATAGTGGAAAGGTTGCTTGAGAGCAAAGAGGATATATCGATAGTAGTGGATATAGATTGGAAAGGTTATTATGAAGGCAGGACAGACCATCCTATCAGTGAGGCGGAAAATGTTATCTTTGACGCGGATAATAATGTAGTCAAGATCGGCAAGATCCTGCCGGATGAAGATGCTGTCCATGGTGAATTTATCGGCATGATGAAATGTTCAAAAAAAGGTGCGCTTATTTTTAGGAAATATTTTAATAGGTTAAAAGAGATTTACAAAGGAAGGCCGTTCCAGAGGGCCGGCGTATTTGAAAAGTCATATCTGACAGATATATTTCAGGACATGGCTGATTGCGGCGTGAAGATCAACTGTGTGATTATAGAAAAGGGCTGGGCTGAGATAGATACGGTCCAGGATTATAAGCGTATATTAAAGGATAAGGAGACGTAATGAAGTTGGTCAAGTTTTGGTTATTATTTACAGCAGCATTTTTTTGCTGCGCTTCACTTGTGCATGCAAGTGATGATACTGAGTACTGGAGCATGCATACCTTTAGCGCAAAGATAAACGAAAGGGTAAAATTGAATCTGCTCGAGGAATTTCGTATGAAAAGTGACATGGGTAATTTCTATACCTATGTCCAGTATGTCGGCGCAAGTTATAAGGTAAGCGACTATTTTGATGTGGCAGGATGGTATAAGCTGGTTTCATCAAAGGCAAATCAGAATTGGACCGAGACTCACCGGTATGACATAGACGGGACATTAAAGATAGACCTGGATGGCTTTAAACTCTCTAATAGGTCAAGGTTTGAGCGGAATACAAATGCCTCATCATGGCTATATAGAGACAGGATAAAGGTGACAAAGAAGGTAAAACTATTCGACAGAGATTACACACCTTTTCTTTCCAATGAATTCTTTTTGGATATAGAGC
Protein-coding regions in this window:
- a CDS encoding DUF2490 domain-containing protein; this encodes MKLVKFWLLFTAAFFCCASLVHASDDTEYWSMHTFSAKINERVKLNLLEEFRMKSDMGNFYTYVQYVGASYKVSDYFDVAGWYKLVSSKANQNWTETHRYDIDGTLKIDLDGFKLSNRSRFERNTNASSWLYRDRIKVTKKVKLFDRDYTPFLSNEFFLDIEPNDGYHENRASGGISTDFIWGTKLTLYYMSLAKKSSGEWNSANVIGTTVGVSF
- a CDS encoding CDP-glycerol glycerophosphotransferase family protein, with the translated sequence MFQNYFRGIKKKDRKKRILFAGISPTNFVQFAPIYEVLKQDSRIEVFLSGMSHGKDRPQDIYRYFDVDKKFIIKEKVAKRFYFDIYVSPDFHLVGKRHGVSVQMFHGNSFRNFSINEEAKNFDHLFLMGSYMKRKFLELGIFKEGESRFEEIGMPQTDALLNNTDTGLREKLNLNKKFATVLYAPVWAHMESFLEDVRRTLQELTSLEVNLLVKMHHGFYSKELNKIKWQEYLDELLKKNINMHLIKDFDIVPYMRISDLLVSDASGVVHQFSILDRPIVCIKIDIDEFRKGYPNLDQAAYANRAVVEVSTGESLKEAVLKELADPGRLSRQRLAMAKEYFYNIGFSTKYAISRLYRFLNKEPLQYREKEI
- a CDS encoding class I SAM-dependent methyltransferase, translated to MGMRLADKVQSIFYINRLKKLDKVKGYLGLNEGFLLFKIARSLRENSVIVEIGSFKGKSTCFIAEGIGDKKMQFFCIDPWRDDLMQEKGDAIFNEFLQNTKEYKDRFSVLRGFSHEVIMEWPVHRKIDFLWVDGDHSYEGVKEDILNWMPLVKKNSFICFHDYRDAPGVKKAVDELARDNKIKFIKRVGCTYVSKLL
- a CDS encoding glycosyltransferase; protein product: MKIAIIFGKERLDTVGIYFERALKALGHEVRHFWPKDIENIRPEYDFYFRVDDGHYDHCIPERLKPRVYFASDTHLKNPFKKIKKHILREAYELVFCPMLKEVEILKKVSPVEIIWMNFACDPEVHKRLDIERNYDIGFVGNDGGVPRKFYLQELRERYPKSFIDRADYSQMSQIYSSSKIGFNFAIRGESLTMRSYEIMACKAMLLMQRLRDNSAEKAGFIDGKHLVFFDKPEDLFKLIEHYLKNKKEREEIAENGYRLTLERHTYTHRINEMLDIIKDRFKI
- a CDS encoding glycosyltransferase family 2 protein, whose amino-acid sequence is MDAKIPLSAVIITRNEETNIKECLESVRWADEIVVVDDDSTDRTVEIAQGYTDRIFHRKMDIEGRHRNWAYSQARNTWVLSLDADERVTPELRKEIQETISNAGNFEGFIIPRRNYIGNYWVKYGGWYPSGQLKMFRKDKFYWEEAEVHPRAFLGTPAGRLKNDIIHYSYKNFEDFVNKMNKQTTLEAAKWVRDKRGMSLGRALRRTCDRFLRTFFRKKAYKDGLIGFMVSIFAGLYQILSYAKYYELKFAHKLRDCR
- a CDS encoding phosphocholine cytidylyltransferase family protein; amino-acid sequence: MKAIIIAAGIGSRLNPLTSNKPKCMLEINDRTLLQHQIEALRGAGIDRIVLIKGYKKEMINYPDLVYYINDDYKNNNILHSLFYAEKEMNNAFIAAYSDIFYTKDIVERLLESKEDISIVVDIDWKGYYEGRTDHPISEAENVIFDADNNVVKIGKILPDEDAVHGEFIGMMKCSKKGALIFRKYFNRLKEIYKGRPFQRAGVFEKSYLTDIFQDMADCGVKINCVIIEKGWAEIDTVQDYKRILKDKET
- a CDS encoding glycosyltransferase family 2 protein, whose protein sequence is MKCDIIIPVWNQLEFTKKCIESVFRNTNYAFRLVVIDNGSAKATRAYLDELARDKKTGVTVLRNNENLGFIKATNQGIRESDAPYVCLLNNDTEVTKGWLKEMVNVAEKKKDIGIVNANSNTLGCKAKFGQSVESLAEELRSHSGEYSMLAQATGFCMLIKREIIDKVGIFDETYGMGNFEDADFSKRAQRSGYSCVCARASYVYHRERRSFVRFRKFDQDFDRNREIFYSKWGRQERILYVLSHSDSAYRKEIGRRSLKLARDGNIVWIFSKGCPGQDIERHSNIYSYSLPKRFFGMISLWRILKRKKKFDKIYVDDENYGKRLGGFKFFHKAEVIRGC
- a CDS encoding glycosyltransferase family 39 protein; this translates as MRQKAKKDIVLIIFCLLAGVILFTNLGNIYLWQDEATTAVLAKNTLEFGIPRTFDGTNLITTIYSDPCKYSGWKYAPWFQFYLAALSFYLFGVSTFAARLPFAVFGMGSLILCYLLAQRLFQNRLLSRLSTAFMLFSAPFFLYMRQCRWYGLSVFFTLWILISYLDMIKKKRFSAWGFVLASSLLFHSNYAIFFPVLGAMCFHYLVFHKKDIELKRILGYLSIIAILTVPFFLYSVNMECSGQMTFLRTKGHLEFYVRVLNKYLFPLVFLFLSLAVFSFFKKKVFPVLDKALDRSRLWFFPLVFIFTICFLLLAEERQLRYLIHLLPLSCILMSFLMIGWLKLNIIVAGLVFVVACFTNSFHTGSPFAKKLWIPIVDIAYELTHDYDGPVEGIIKFLNKNARPGDTVKLIMGDCAVMFYTDFKVDNEDFTQESFPEWIIVRNDWVSFKSLSARYRRQIESQYQRIELNYPDIMWENRPDPGYHKFKTVTDWPTKVTVYKKR
- a CDS encoding methyltransferase domain-containing protein translates to MKKDLLEILNCPSCTSTLFSLQQCKVDQIEVRSGSIVCQSCGASYGIESGIVNFIKDPSQGVKQEREAMDAEEYITDDKGKRYKINEETIERFKDKFLSMPEGDGSHFFRNRGSFQAIANISSRVYSTLDGLKLTGKEHILEIGACFSYASFKFAKKGCRVVAIDISNYLKVADLFVKEAYFDRMFCDMHKTPFGDETFDIIFGSAVLHHSKELSLVFKEMRRILKPDGRLVLINEVARGLFEKVHPIFEKMQKQGYGDTSYTLTEWQKAAYKGGFKNVRIDFLSLADDYITRHKNKDLQDQDSVKLRLAKFFKTHIILEKCLSFLLIPPRLFFRPKSWKITCY